GAGCACCACGCCATCCTGGCCGCCATCGAGTCCGGCGACCCCGAGGCGGCCCGCGCCGCGGCGCGCAGTCACATGAAGCACGCCGCCTCCCGGCTCCAGGACGCGGACGACAGCTTCTGGACCGAGACCGAGGACCTCGACGTGGATCTCGACACCACGCCCTGACCCCGCAGTCGGCGATCGCCACAGACGACTCAGGCCCCTGGCTCCGCGAGAGGCCTGTGCGCTGCTCTGGGCTGTCTCGTTAGTCCCGTCCGCCATACGGATGTTGAGCGAGTGGCGCTTCTGATCCATGCGGTGGGCGGAAGCGTAATCTCACGCTCCGGGTGGCGATCTTCGCCAGCCGGTCCGAGACGATCCGACAGGAAGTGACGCATGGCCGAGACGTCCGGCATTCCAGGAGATGTGAACCGCCGTACCGTCGTGGCGGGGGTGGGGACCGCGGGACTCGCGGCCGCGCTCACCGCGTGCGGCACCAACGACAAGGAACAGGCACCCTCTCAGAACACCGCGACCCCCACGCAGAGTGGCGCTCCGTCAAAGGCCGCCGGCACGGGCGGCACGGTGCTGGGCAAGACGTCCGACATCCCCGTCGGCGGCGGCATGGTCTACGCGAAGGCGAAGGTGGTGGTCACCCAGCCGACGTCGGGCGACTTCAAGGGCTTCTCCGCGATCTGCACCCATCAGGGCTGCACGGTGAACAAGGTGCAGGACGGCGAGATCCTGTGCCCCTGCCACAAGAGCAAGTTCAAGATCACGGACGGCGGCGTGGCGGAGGGCCCGGCGACCAAGCCGCTGCCGGCGGCCGAGGTGACCGTGGCCGACGGCACCATCCGGCTGGCCTGACGATCGAGGCGGCGGCCTGGGGAGGGCTACAGCCTTCCCTCGTACGGCGTACCGACCCCGAAGTGGCGTCATTTCAGCCGTACGGGCAGCGTCCGGAAGCCGTGGCCGATGAACGACTCGGCAACGGGCGCGGGCCCCTCCGACTCGTCGAGGCTCAGCCCGGGGAAGCGCTCGAAGAGCACCGGGAGTGCGACGGAGGCCTCCAGGCGGGCCAGTGGGGCGCCGACGCAGTAGTGGACGCCGTGGTCGAAGGCGAGGTGCTCCTTGTCGGTGCGGGTGATGTCGAAGCGGCCCGCGGTCTCGCCGTGCCGCACGGGGTCGGGTCCGACCGCCGCGTACGTCGCCAGGATCGCGTCGCCGCGCGGGATCAGCGTGCCGTCGGCGAGCTTGATGTCCTCGACGGCGTACCGCAGCGGGAGGCCGGCGATCTAGGGGGGCCCAGCGCAGGGTCTCCTCGATGACGTCGCTCCAGGGGATCTCGCCGCCGAGGACACGGGCGAGCTGGTCGGGGTGGCTGAGCAGGGCGTGGACCGCGTTGCCGATCAGATTGACGGTCGTCTCGTGGCCCGCGCCGATGACGAGGAGGAGCGTGTCGATCAGCTCGGTCTCGCTGAGCCGCGAGCCCTCCTCGTCGCGGGCCGCGATCAGGGCGGTCGTCATGTCGTCGCCGGGCTGCTCGCGCTTCGCCGGGACCAGTCCGGCGAGCAGTTCAAGGGTCTCCTGCAACGACCGCGAGCGGTGCGGTGCTGGAGTACTCCGGGCGGCGCGGAGTGTGTGACGTTCCGTGCGCCGCCCGGAGGGTCTTACGCGGACTCGATTCCCGTCAGGTGCTCGGGGCGTACCGGCGTCCGGTTGAGCTCCAGACCCGTCGCGTTCCGGATCGCCGCGAGGACGGCCGGGGTGGACGACAGGGTCGGGGCCTCGCCGACGCCGCGCAGCCCGTACGGCGCGTGGTCGTCGGCGAGTTCGAGCACGTCGACCGGGATGGTCGGCGTGTCGAGGATGGTGGGGATCAGGTAGTCCGTGAAGGAGGGGTTCCTGACCTTGGCCGTCGTGGGGTCGACGATGATCTCCTCCATGACCGCCACGCCCAGGCCCTGGGTGGTACCGCCCTGGATCTGGCCGACGACGGACAGCGGGTTGAGCGCCTTGCCGACGTCCTGGGCGCAGGCCAGCTCGATGACCTTGACCAGCCCGAGCTCGGTGTCCACCTCGACGACCGCGCGGTGCGCGGCGAAGGAGTACTGGACGTGGCCGTTGCCCTGGCCGGTGCACAGGTCGAAGGCCTCCGTCGGACGGTGCCGCCACTCGGCCTCGACCTCGACGGAGCCGTCCTCCAGGACGTCCACCAGGTCCGCGAGGACCTCGCCGCCGTCGGTGACGACCTTGCCGCCCTCCAGCAGGAGTTCGGCGGTGGCCCAAGCCGGGTGGTACGAACCGAACTTGCGGCGGCCGATCTCCAGGACCTTCTCGCGCACCAGCTCGCAGGAGTTCCTGATTGCGCCTCCGGTGACGTACGTCTGACGCGACGCGGACGTCGAACCGGCGCTGCCCACCTGCGTGTCGGCCGGCTGGATGGTCACCTGGGTGACGCCCAGCTCGGTGCGGGCGATCTGCGCGTGGACGGTGACGCCGCCCTGGCCGACCTCCGCCATCGCGGTGTGCACGGTGGCCACCGGCTCGCCGCCGACGACCTCCATACGGACCTTGGCCGTCGAGTAGTCGTCGAATCCCTCGGAGAAGCCGACGTTCTTGATGCCGACCGCGTAGCCGACACCGCGTACGACGCCTT
This genomic interval from Streptomyces dengpaensis contains the following:
- a CDS encoding Rieske (2Fe-2S) protein gives rise to the protein MAETSGIPGDVNRRTVVAGVGTAGLAAALTACGTNDKEQAPSQNTATPTQSGAPSKAAGTGGTVLGKTSDIPVGGGMVYAKAKVVVTQPTSGDFKGFSAICTHQGCTVNKVQDGEILCPCHKSKFKITDGGVAEGPATKPLPAAEVTVADGTIRLA